The following are encoded in a window of Mycobacteriales bacterium genomic DNA:
- a CDS encoding SDR family oxidoreductase, with product MPDLQIPEPVPAHGLLAGKTVLVTAAAGTGIGFATARRCVEEGATVAISDRHERRLQEAADALAELAGERPLAIPCDVTQEPEVQRMFHTALSHHGHLDVLVNNAGLGGTALLTEMTDEQWQQVLDVTLTGTFRCTRAALKHMTTRGAGVIVNNASVIGWRAQEGQGHYAAAKAGVMALTRVAGVEGARHGVRVNAVAPSLAMHPFLAKVTTEDLLEELTAREAFGRAAEPWEVANVIVFLASDYSSYMTGEVVSVSSQHP from the coding sequence GTGCCTGATCTTCAGATTCCCGAGCCGGTCCCCGCGCACGGGCTGCTCGCCGGCAAGACCGTGCTCGTCACCGCGGCCGCCGGCACCGGCATCGGCTTCGCCACCGCGAGGCGCTGCGTCGAGGAGGGCGCGACCGTCGCCATCTCCGACCGGCACGAGCGGCGGCTGCAGGAGGCGGCCGATGCTCTCGCCGAGCTGGCCGGCGAGCGCCCGCTCGCGATCCCCTGCGACGTGACCCAGGAGCCCGAGGTGCAGCGGATGTTCCACACCGCGCTGTCGCACCACGGGCACCTCGACGTGCTCGTCAACAACGCCGGCCTCGGCGGCACCGCGCTGCTGACCGAGATGACCGACGAGCAGTGGCAGCAGGTGCTCGACGTGACGCTGACCGGCACGTTCCGCTGCACCCGTGCGGCGCTCAAGCACATGACGACCCGTGGCGCCGGCGTCATCGTCAACAACGCCTCGGTGATCGGCTGGCGCGCGCAGGAGGGGCAGGGGCACTACGCCGCGGCCAAGGCCGGCGTCATGGCGTTGACCCGGGTCGCAGGCGTGGAGGGCGCCAGGCACGGCGTACGCGTCAACGCCGTCGCGCCGAGCCTCGCGATGCACCCGTTCCTGGCCAAGGTGACCACGGAGGACCTGCTCGAGGAGCTGACCGCACGCGAGGCGTTCGGGCGGGCCGCCGAGCCGTGGGAGGTCGCCAATGTCATCGTCTTCCTCGCCAGCGACTACTCGTCGTACATGACCGGCGAGGTCGTGTCGGTCAGCAGCCAGCACCCGTAG
- a CDS encoding enoyl-CoA hydratase family protein yields MPPVSSRVHDNGVAEVVVDHPPVNALPVAGWFALADAVRAAGQDPGVRAVVLRAEGRGFNAGVDIKEFQRDSGFTALVGANRGCFAAFAAVYECAVPVIAAVHGFCLGGGIGLVGNADVIVASDDATFGLPEVERGALGAATHLSRLVPQHKMRAMVYTAATATAAELHAFGSVLRVVPREALRDAALEVAGDIAAKDPTVIRAAKESLNGIDLQDVHRSYRYEQGYTFELNLSGVADRVRESFGKH; encoded by the coding sequence ATGCCCCCGGTGTCCTCGAGAGTCCACGACAACGGCGTGGCCGAGGTCGTCGTCGACCACCCGCCGGTCAACGCGTTGCCGGTCGCCGGCTGGTTCGCACTCGCCGACGCCGTCCGCGCCGCCGGCCAGGATCCCGGCGTTCGCGCCGTCGTGCTGCGCGCCGAGGGGCGAGGCTTCAACGCCGGCGTCGACATCAAGGAGTTCCAGCGCGACAGCGGCTTCACCGCGCTGGTCGGCGCCAACCGCGGCTGCTTCGCCGCCTTCGCCGCGGTCTACGAGTGCGCGGTGCCGGTGATCGCGGCGGTGCACGGCTTCTGCCTTGGTGGCGGCATCGGGCTGGTCGGCAACGCCGACGTCATCGTGGCCAGCGACGACGCGACGTTCGGGTTGCCCGAGGTCGAGCGCGGGGCGCTCGGCGCGGCGACGCACCTGTCGCGGCTGGTGCCGCAGCACAAGATGCGAGCGATGGTCTACACCGCGGCGACCGCCACCGCGGCCGAGCTGCACGCCTTCGGATCGGTCCTGCGGGTGGTGCCGCGCGAGGCGCTGCGCGACGCCGCACTCGAGGTCGCGGGCGACATCGCCGCGAAGGACCCGACCGTCATCCGCGCAGCCAAGGAGTCGCTCAACGGCATCGATCTGCAGGACGTGCACCGCTCCTACCGCTACGAGCAGGGCTACACCTTCGAGCTCAACCTGTCGGGCGTCGCCGACAGGGTCCGCGAGTCCTTCGGCAAGCACTGA
- a CDS encoding FadD3 family acyl-CoA ligase, which yields MPALTFPAVLAAAAAEVPDDEALVFGDARLTFAQLQEHVRRCARAFLATAIRPGDRVAIWAPNSDRWVIAALGLVSVGAVLVPVNTRFKGEEAQHVLAATGARLLVVDDGFLDGNRLAMLATAEPLPALETVVRLDGEGDDGWARFLDRANTVDEADAGKAADGVAPDAVSDLIFTSGTTGRPKGVMVTHEQGVRLFSTWAQTVGLRRGDRMLVVAPFFHTFGYKAGMLACLVQRATLLPVQVFDVPATMDLVQREKVTVVPGPPTLYSTLLEHPQRSAYDLSSVRLAVTGASVVPTELIRRMRDELGFETVLTAYGLTECGGYATGCRQGDPDEVVSLTSGRAIDGVEVRVVDEQGAPVATGEPGEVVVRGYNVMLGYWEDPEATAAAVDSDGWLHTGDVGVLDEGGNLRITDRLKDMYVVGGFNAYPAEVEQVLVRHEAVSEAAVVGVPDERLGEVGQAFVVARTGAQPDPDALIAWCRERLAGYKVPRRVVLVDALPRNATGKVDKKLLRS from the coding sequence GTGCCTGCCCTGACTTTCCCTGCCGTCCTGGCTGCCGCGGCGGCGGAGGTGCCCGACGACGAGGCGCTGGTCTTCGGCGACGCGCGCCTGACGTTCGCGCAGCTGCAGGAGCACGTACGCCGCTGTGCCCGCGCGTTCCTCGCCACCGCCATCCGGCCCGGCGACCGGGTCGCCATCTGGGCGCCGAACAGCGACCGCTGGGTGATCGCCGCCCTGGGGCTGGTGTCGGTCGGGGCCGTGCTGGTGCCGGTCAACACCCGCTTCAAGGGCGAGGAGGCGCAGCACGTCCTGGCTGCGACCGGCGCGCGGCTGCTGGTCGTCGACGACGGGTTCCTCGACGGCAACCGGTTGGCGATGCTCGCGACCGCCGAGCCGCTGCCGGCGCTGGAGACCGTCGTGCGCTTAGACGGCGAGGGCGACGACGGCTGGGCCCGGTTCCTCGATCGCGCGAACACCGTCGACGAGGCCGACGCCGGGAAGGCGGCCGACGGGGTGGCGCCGGACGCCGTCTCGGACCTCATCTTCACGTCGGGCACCACCGGCCGGCCCAAGGGCGTGATGGTCACCCACGAGCAGGGCGTGCGGCTGTTCAGCACGTGGGCGCAGACGGTCGGGCTGCGTCGCGGCGACCGGATGCTGGTGGTCGCGCCGTTCTTCCACACGTTCGGTTACAAGGCCGGGATGCTCGCCTGCCTGGTGCAGCGGGCGACGCTGCTGCCGGTGCAGGTGTTCGACGTGCCCGCGACCATGGATCTCGTCCAGCGCGAGAAGGTCACGGTCGTGCCCGGCCCGCCGACGTTGTACTCCACGCTGCTGGAGCACCCGCAGCGCTCGGCGTACGACCTGTCGTCGGTGCGCCTCGCGGTCACCGGGGCGTCGGTCGTGCCGACCGAGCTGATCCGCCGGATGCGCGACGAGCTGGGGTTCGAGACGGTGCTGACGGCCTACGGGCTGACCGAGTGCGGGGGTTACGCGACCGGCTGCCGGCAGGGCGATCCGGACGAGGTCGTCTCGTTGACGAGCGGCCGGGCGATCGACGGCGTCGAGGTGCGGGTCGTCGACGAGCAGGGTGCGCCGGTGGCCACCGGCGAACCGGGCGAGGTCGTCGTCCGCGGCTACAACGTCATGCTCGGCTACTGGGAGGACCCCGAGGCGACCGCTGCCGCCGTCGACAGCGACGGCTGGCTGCACACCGGCGACGTCGGCGTGCTCGACGAGGGCGGCAACCTGCGGATCACCGACCGGCTGAAGGACATGTACGTCGTCGGCGGCTTCAACGCCTACCCGGCCGAGGTCGAGCAGGTGCTGGTGCGCCACGAGGCGGTGTCGGAGGCTGCCGTCGTCGGCGTGCCGGACGAGCGGCTCGGCGAGGTGGGCCAGGCGTTCGTGGTAGCGCGGACCGGCGCACAACCGGATCCCGACGCGCTGATCGCCTGGTGCAGGGAACGGCTGGCCGGCTACAAGGTGCCGCGCCGGGTGGTGCTCGTCGACGCCCTGCCCCGCAACGCGACCGGCAAGGTCGACAAGAAGCTGTTGCGTTCGTAG
- a CDS encoding TetR/AcrR family transcriptional regulator, which translates to MARPQDRREVILREAAELFARQGVAATTVREIADAAGILSGSLYHHFTSKDEIVEAVLATFLQELRERYDEVVAGTGEATEKLRGLVDVSLEMIAKHPRATEIYQSDAHRLRASDGFVEESTRAVRAAWVSVLEEGVRSGAFRADVPVKVLYPLLRDGLWLTARWFRPTRAYGHAQLADDYWRVYAGGLVRKEAASWT; encoded by the coding sequence GTGGCCCGGCCGCAGGACCGTCGCGAGGTGATTCTCCGCGAGGCCGCCGAGCTCTTCGCCCGGCAAGGTGTGGCCGCGACCACGGTGCGCGAGATCGCCGACGCCGCAGGGATCCTTTCGGGCAGCCTCTACCACCACTTCACCTCCAAGGACGAGATCGTGGAGGCGGTGCTGGCGACGTTCCTGCAGGAGCTGCGGGAGCGCTACGACGAGGTGGTGGCGGGCACCGGCGAGGCCACCGAGAAGCTGCGCGGGCTCGTCGACGTGAGCCTCGAGATGATCGCGAAGCATCCGCGAGCGACGGAGATCTACCAGAGCGACGCGCACCGGTTGCGGGCCAGCGACGGTTTCGTCGAGGAGTCGACGAGGGCCGTGCGTGCCGCCTGGGTGTCCGTGCTCGAGGAGGGCGTGCGTAGCGGTGCCTTCCGCGCCGACGTGCCGGTGAAGGTCCTCTACCCGCTGCTGCGCGACGGGCTCTGGCTGACCGCGCGATGGTTCCGGCCGACCCGCGCCTACGGGCACGCGCAGCTGGCCGACGACTACTGGCGCGTCTACGCCGGCGGGCTCGTGCGCAAGGAAGCCGCGTCGTGGACCTGA
- a CDS encoding acyl-CoA dehydrogenase family protein, translating into MDLTESPQEQAFRAEARDWLADHVPREPLPSGDTREGFTLHVEWEKTLHAARWSVVSWPAAYGGRDASVWEWLAFEEEYYRAGAPQRVTQNGIFLLAPTLFAFGTQEQQDTLLPRMAAADDLWCQGWSEPGAGSDLASLTSRAERDESRGGWRLFGQKTWTTRGAFCTHLFGLFRSDPASQRHRGLTYFLVPLDAPGVTVRGFSRLDGDEGFAEVWFDDVFVPDSAVLGGVGAGWRVAMATTGSERGLTLRSPGRFTAAVDRLVALARQHPEALTGSLRERITQAWIDAEAYRLFTLQQVTNSVSGRERVGESSLNKLFWSELDVRIQSAALDLLGPVAEVDGPWARGFLFSLAGPIYAGTNEVQRNIVAERLLGLPRAARG; encoded by the coding sequence GTGGACCTGACCGAATCCCCGCAGGAGCAGGCCTTTCGTGCCGAGGCGCGCGACTGGCTCGCCGACCACGTGCCCCGCGAGCCGCTCCCGTCGGGCGACACCCGTGAGGGCTTCACGCTGCACGTCGAGTGGGAGAAGACGCTGCACGCGGCCCGCTGGTCGGTGGTGTCGTGGCCGGCGGCCTACGGCGGGCGCGACGCCTCGGTCTGGGAGTGGCTGGCGTTCGAGGAGGAGTACTACCGGGCCGGCGCGCCGCAGCGCGTCACGCAGAACGGCATCTTCCTGCTGGCGCCGACGCTGTTCGCGTTCGGCACGCAGGAGCAGCAGGACACGCTGCTGCCACGGATGGCCGCAGCCGACGACCTGTGGTGCCAGGGCTGGTCCGAGCCCGGCGCCGGCAGCGACCTGGCGTCGCTGACCAGCCGGGCCGAGCGCGACGAGTCCCGTGGTGGCTGGCGCCTGTTCGGGCAGAAGACGTGGACGACGCGCGGCGCGTTCTGCACGCACCTGTTCGGCCTGTTCCGCAGCGACCCGGCGTCGCAGCGTCACCGCGGGCTCACCTACTTCCTCGTGCCGCTCGACGCGCCCGGCGTGACCGTGCGGGGGTTCAGCCGGCTCGACGGCGACGAGGGCTTCGCCGAGGTCTGGTTCGACGACGTGTTCGTGCCCGACTCGGCCGTGCTCGGCGGCGTCGGCGCCGGCTGGCGGGTCGCGATGGCGACCACCGGGTCCGAACGCGGGCTGACGCTGCGCTCCCCCGGCCGCTTCACCGCCGCGGTCGACCGGCTGGTCGCACTGGCGCGGCAGCATCCCGAAGCCCTGACGGGGTCGCTGCGCGAGCGCATCACCCAAGCCTGGATCGACGCCGAGGCCTACCGGCTGTTCACCCTGCAGCAGGTCACCAACAGCGTCTCCGGCCGCGAGCGTGTCGGGGAGTCGTCGCTCAACAAGCTGTTCTGGAGCGAGCTCGACGTGCGGATCCAGTCGGCGGCGCTCGACCTGCTCGGACCCGTGGCCGAGGTGGACGGGCCGTGGGCCCGCGGGTTCCTCTTCTCGCTGGCCGGCCCCATCTACGCGGGCACCAACGAGGTGCAGCGCAACATCGTCGCCGAGCGGCTGCTCGGCCTGCCGCGGGCGGCGCGGGGCTGA
- a CDS encoding acyl-CoA dehydrogenase, producing the protein MFFGLSDDARSLAAGVHDLLTDACPPDVVRAAWPGGDPSAVDKLWAALGDLGLFGLLVPESTGGLGLDDLVTVAALQQCGYAGVPGPLVETVAVAAPLLSAGDALPAGLLEGSVRVAVQRDARDANGTGPLVPYAAASTHVLQLPGPQPAGSRPRLLPVDDLSVTPVATTDGSRAAARITAAETGTGLALDVGPADVASARHRGVLGTAAYLVGLSRRMLDLTVSYVSNRTQFGVAIGSFQAVQHPLADALVAVEFAEPVVLRAAQSLVDDDPATGIHVAMAKALASDAATQATRATLQAHGAMGYTVEYDLHLFAKRAWALAADWGSAAEHRATITRTLLPEETP; encoded by the coding sequence ATGTTCTTCGGGCTGTCCGACGACGCGCGCTCGCTGGCCGCCGGCGTGCACGACCTGCTCACCGACGCCTGCCCGCCCGACGTGGTCCGGGCGGCCTGGCCCGGCGGCGACCCGTCGGCGGTCGACAAGCTGTGGGCGGCGCTCGGCGACCTCGGGCTCTTCGGCCTGCTGGTGCCCGAGTCGACCGGCGGGCTCGGTCTCGACGACCTCGTGACCGTCGCGGCACTGCAGCAGTGCGGCTACGCCGGAGTGCCCGGGCCTCTCGTCGAGACCGTTGCGGTAGCAGCGCCCCTGCTGTCTGCCGGAGACGCGCTGCCCGCCGGCCTGCTCGAGGGCAGTGTCCGCGTCGCCGTGCAGCGCGACGCCAGGGATGCGAACGGCACCGGACCGCTCGTGCCCTACGCCGCGGCGAGCACGCACGTGCTGCAGCTACCCGGCCCGCAACCGGCGGGCTCTCGGCCCCGACTACTTCCCGTCGACGACCTGTCGGTGACACCGGTAGCCACGACCGACGGCTCCCGCGCCGCGGCCCGCATCACTGCCGCAGAGACCGGCACCGGTTTGGCCCTCGACGTCGGGCCGGCCGATGTCGCGTCGGCCCGGCACCGTGGGGTGCTGGGCACGGCGGCGTACCTCGTCGGGTTGTCGCGCCGGATGCTCGACCTGACGGTGAGCTACGTCAGCAACCGCACGCAGTTCGGCGTGGCCATCGGCAGCTTTCAGGCGGTGCAGCACCCGCTGGCCGATGCGCTGGTGGCCGTCGAGTTCGCCGAGCCTGTTGTGCTGCGGGCCGCGCAGTCGCTGGTCGACGACGACCCCGCCACCGGCATTCACGTCGCGATGGCCAAAGCCCTCGCGTCGGATGCCGCGACGCAGGCCACTCGGGCGACGTTGCAGGCGCACGGCGCGATGGGCTACACCGTCGAGTACGACCTGCACCTGTTCGCCAAGCGCGCCTGGGCGCTGGCTGCCGACTGGGGCAGCGCCGCCGAGCACCGTGCCACGATCACCCGCACCCTGCTACCCGAGGAGACACCGTGA
- a CDS encoding enoyl-CoA hydratase, which yields MTAEATAPVQASSPDSPVRYERRGAVAVVTMDRPEFRNAQNSKMTYALDRAFYRAAEDDEVKVVVLAGEGKHFSAGHDIGTPGRDADETFERKAGLWWDHVGKDGAASRYARESEVYLGMCRRWRDLPKPTIAMVQGACIAGGLMLAWCCDLVIASDDAFFADPVVRMGIPGVEYFAHPWQMPPRFAKEFLFLGERVDATRARELGMVNRVVPRDRLEAETMDVAEKIAAMPAFGLALTKRAVNQCEDLMGMRDGMDAVFALHHLAHAHNAEVGGDSLGGQDARSMRDSAR from the coding sequence GTGACCGCAGAAGCGACGGCACCGGTCCAGGCGAGCAGCCCCGACTCGCCGGTGCGCTACGAACGCCGCGGCGCGGTCGCGGTCGTCACCATGGACCGCCCGGAGTTCCGCAACGCGCAGAACAGCAAGATGACCTACGCGCTCGACCGGGCGTTCTACCGCGCGGCCGAGGACGACGAGGTCAAGGTCGTGGTGCTCGCCGGTGAGGGCAAGCACTTTTCCGCCGGGCACGACATCGGCACGCCCGGCCGCGACGCCGACGAGACGTTCGAGCGCAAGGCCGGGCTGTGGTGGGACCACGTCGGCAAGGACGGCGCGGCGTCGCGCTACGCCCGCGAGTCCGAGGTCTACCTGGGCATGTGCCGGCGCTGGCGCGACCTGCCGAAACCGACGATCGCGATGGTGCAGGGAGCCTGCATCGCGGGCGGGCTGATGCTCGCCTGGTGCTGCGACCTCGTCATCGCCTCCGACGACGCGTTCTTCGCCGACCCGGTCGTCCGCATGGGCATCCCCGGCGTCGAGTACTTCGCCCACCCATGGCAGATGCCGCCCCGGTTCGCCAAGGAGTTCCTGTTCCTCGGTGAGCGGGTCGACGCCACCCGCGCCCGCGAGCTCGGCATGGTCAACCGGGTGGTGCCACGCGACCGACTCGAGGCCGAGACGATGGACGTCGCCGAGAAGATCGCGGCCATGCCGGCCTTCGGCCTGGCCCTCACCAAGCGCGCGGTCAACCAGTGCGAGGACCTGATGGGCATGCGCGACGGCATGGACGCGGTGTTCGCGCTGCACCACCTGGCGCACGCGCACAACGCCGAGGTCGGCGGCGACTCGCTCGGTGGCCAGGACGCGCGCAGCATGCGCGACTCGGCCCGCTGA